Proteins from a genomic interval of Cyclopterus lumpus isolate fCycLum1 chromosome 18, fCycLum1.pri, whole genome shotgun sequence:
- the LOC117747645 gene encoding GTPase IMAP family member 7-like, with amino-acid sequence MSNSKRIAVLGKTGVGKSSVANTIFGEQRFKIGHTVNSETQKCQAVTKSVNGGNITLIDTPGVFDTDRSEEELKSEIVRCITEFAPGPHAFLIVLKVERFTEQEQAVVAKIDQYFSEEFFKYATVLFTHGDQLPEGETIEDFVRHNKHVRDLVRKCGGRCHVIDNKYWKNNQQDEYRNNQFQVKELLKTIDEMVEENEGRCYTNEMLQAVEERIRQQEQLIKQTAGNKSEGEIREEAKDNTFKELCIDLATVTAVVLLGAVFGVECLAIAVEFALARRGNT; translated from the exons A TGTCAAACAGCAAGAGAATTGCCGTCCTGGGAAAAACTGGAGTTGGGAAAAGCAGCGTGGCTAACACCATATTTGGAGAGCAACGGTTCAAGATCGGACACACTGTGAACTCTGAAACCCAAAAATGTCAAGCAGTAACTAAATCTGTCAATGGAGGAAACATCACTTTGATTGACACTCCTGGTGTCTTCGACACAGATCGatctgaggaggagctgaagtctGAAATAGTGAGGTGCATCACAGAGTTCGCTCCTGGGCCTCATGCCTTTCTCATTGTGCTCAAAGTGGAGAGATTCACCGAGCAGGAGCAGGCTGTCGTCGCTAAAATAGATCAATACTTTTCTGAAGAATTTTTCAAGTATGCAACAGTCCTCTTTACTCATGGTGACCAGCTCCCTGAAGGAGAGACCATTGAGGACTTTGTCCGTCATAATAAGCATGTGAGGGATCTGGTGAGAAAGTGTGGAGGCCGCTGCCACGTCATTGATAATAAATACTGGAAGAACAACCAGCAGGATGAATACAGGAACAACCAGTTCCAGGTGAAGGAGCTCCTCAAGACAATAGATGAGATGGTTGAGGAAAACGAAGGAAGATGCTACACCAATGAGATGCTACAAGCAGTGGAGGAAAGAATAAGGCAGCAGGAGCAACTCATTAAACAGACAGCAGGAAACAAGTCAGAGGgagagatcagagaggaggCGAAAGACAACACATTTAAGGAGCTTTGTATCGATTTGGCAACTGTTACAGCAGTTGTATTGTTGGGAGCTGTTTTTGGTGTAGAATGTTTAGCGATAGCGGTAGAGTTTGCCCTCGCCAGAAGAGGAAATACATAA
- the LOC117748128 gene encoding GTPase IMAP family member 7-like → MVRNGNVDAGDLITCPSCDLRRVYGKWRRFCLNLRWKVPLSETENLKAQQRPTRGKRHGARRLVETFDSLPDFTSKNINVLNSTRIAVLGKTGVGKSSVANTIFGGQGFTIGHTVNSETKKCQAVTKSVNGGNITLIDTPGVFDTDRSEEELKSDIVRCSTEFAPGPHAFLIVLKVERFTKHEQAAIIEIHQYFSEEVFKYATVLFTHGDQLPEGETIKEFIHDNKLVSDLVTKCGGRCHVIDNKYWKNNQQDEYRNNQVQVKELLKTIDKMVEENEGRCYTNEMLQAVEERIMQEMQLIKQTAGNKSEGEIREEAKENVFTWLWNKVSGFLSFVLLGAFFGLALMGKAVIKALKG, encoded by the exons ATGGTGAGAAACGGCAACGTCGACGCTGGTGACCTGATCACGTGTCCGAGCTGTGACCTGAGGAGGGTTTACGGGAAGTGGAGGCGTTTCTGCTTAAACTTGAGGTGGAAAGTCCCTCTGTCTGAAACGGAA AATCTTAAGGCACAGCAGAGGCCCACAAGAGGAAAGAGACACGGAGCTCGTCGACTGGTTGAAACATTTGACTCTTTACCTGATTTCACTTCTAAAAACATAAAC GTGTTAAACAGCACGAGAATTGCCGTCCTGGGAAAAACTGGAGTTGGGAAAAGCAGCGTGGCTAACACCATATTTGGAGGACAAGGGTTCACGATCGGACACACTGTGAACTCTGAAACCAAAAAATGTCAAGCAGTAACTAAATCTGTCAATGGAGGAAACATCACTTTGATTGACACTCCTGGTGTCTTCGACACAGATCGatctgaggaggagctgaagtctGATATAGTGAGGTGCAGCACAGAGTTCGCTCCTGGGCCTCATGCCTTTCTCATTGTGCTCAAAGTGGAGAGATTCACAAAGCACGAGCAGGCTGCCATCATTGAAATACATCAATACTTTTCTGAAGAAGTTTTCAAGTATGCAACAGTCCTCTTTACTCATGGTGACCAACTCCCTGAAGGAGAGACCATTAAGGAATTCATCCATGATAATAAGCTTGTGAGTGATCTGGTGACAAAGTGTGGAGGCCGCTGCCACGTCATTGATAATAAATACTGGAAGAACAACCAGCAGGATGAATACAGGAACAACCAGGTCCAGGTGAAGGAGCTCCTCAAGACCATAGATAAGATGGTTGAGGAAAACGAAGGAAGATGCTACACCAATGAGATGCTACAAGCAGTGGAGGAAAGAATAATGCAGGAGATGCAACTCATTAAACAGACAGCAGGAAACAAGTCAGAGGgagagatcagagaggaggCTAAAGAGAACGTATTTACGTGGCTTTGGAACAAAGTGTCTGGTTTCTTATCATTTGTATTGTTGGGAGCTTTTTTTGGTCTAGCATTGATGGGGAAAGCCGTTATCAAAGCTTTAAAAGGATAA
- the LOC117747644 gene encoding GTPase IMAP family member 7-like, whose product MSNSKRIAILGKTGVGKSSLANTIFGGQGFTIGHTVNSETQKCQAVTKSVNGGNITLIDSPGFFDTDRSEEELKSEIVRCITEFAPGPHAFLIVLKVERFTEQEQAVVAKIDQYFSEEVLQFVTVLFTHGDQLPEGQTIEDFVRHNKHVRDLVRKCGGRCHVIDNKYWKNNQQDEYRNNQFQVKELLKTIDKMVEENEGRCYTNEMLQAVEERIRQEMQLIKQTAVNMSEGEIREEAKQNVFKNVCIGVATVAAVVLFGSVFGVASGAVVAACFAFNMFGK is encoded by the exons a TGTCAAACAGCAAGAGAATTGCCATCCTGGGAAAAACTGGAGTTGGGAAAAGCAGCCTGGCTAACACCATATTTGGAGGACAAGGGTTCACGATCGGACACACTGTGAACTCTGAAACCCAAAAATGTCAAGCAGTAACTAAATCTGTCAATGGAGGAAAcatcactttgattgacagtcCTGGTTTCTTCGACACAGATCGatctgaggaggagctgaagtctGAAATAGTGAGGTGCATCACAGAGTTCGCTCCTGGGCCTCATGCCTTTCTCATTGTGCTCAAAGTGGAGAGATTCACCGAACAGGAGCAGGCTGTCGTCGCTAAAATAGATCAATACTTTTCTGAAGAAGTTTTACAGTTTGTGACAGTTCTCTTTACTCATGGTGACCAGCTCCCTGAAGGACAGACCATTGAGGACTTTGTCCGTCATAATAAGCATGTGAGGGATCTGGTGAGAAAGTGTGGAGGCCGCTGCCACGTCATTGATAATAAATACTGGAAGAACAACCAGCAGGATGAATACAGGAACAACCAGTTCCAGGTGAAGGAGCTCCTCAAGACAATAGATAAGATGGTTGAGGAAAACGAAGGAAGATGCTACACCAATGAGATGCTACAAGCAGTGGAGGAAAGAATAAGGCAGGAGATGCAACTCATTAAACAGACAGCAGTAAACATGTCAGAGGgagagatcagagaggaggCGAAACAGAACGTATTTAAGAACGTTTGTATCGGAGTGGCAACTGTTGCAGCAGTTGTATTATTCGGAAGTGTTTTTGGTGTAGCAAGTGGCGCCGTTGTAGCGGCATGTTTTGCTTTCAACATGTTTGGAAAATGa
- the LOC117747646 gene encoding GTPase IMAP family member 9-like, with amino-acid sequence MNMPQTWRIVLLGKTGVGKSSLANNIFEEAKFKINNFSDLEMHSTTAETKSVNGKRITLIDTPGFFDPSRSEEEMKLEMMRCITECAPGPHAFLIVFKVEKFIEHNKAVVSQMCKYFSKNALKYAVIVFTHGDQLLEGMTLEKYIEESGDLGDLVKKCGGRCLVVDNKYWKDNQGDDRSNQVQVAKLLSTISQIVVENKGRFYTDKKLRQVGEKIGEEVIRLSSGNMSQEEIREQAKRNVFKMQVDDAARGSAITQMLCCC; translated from the exons ATGAACA TGCCACAGACATGGAGGATTGTCCTTCTGGGAAAAACCGGAGTTGGAAAGAGCAGCCTTGCCAACAACATATTTGAAGAGGCcaaattcaaaataaacaatttcaGTGACTTGGAAATGCATTCCACCACAGCCGAAACAAAATCTGTCAATGGCAAACGCATCACTTTGATTGACACTCCTGGTTTCTTTGACCCGAGCAGGtctgaggaggagatgaagctTGAGATGATGAGGTGCATCACAGAGTGCGCTCCTGGGCCTCATGCCTTTCTCATTGTGTTTAAAGTGGAGAAATTCATTGAGCACAATAAGGCTGTCGTCTcacaaatgtgtaaatacttCTCTAAAAATGCTCTAAAATATGCCGTGATTGTCTTCACTCATGGCGACCAGCTGCTAGAGGGAATGACACTGGAGAAGTATATCGAGGAAAGTGGGGATCTGGGTGACCTGGTGAAGAAGTGCGGGGGCCGATGCCTCGTCGTCGATAATAAATACTGGAAGGACAACCAAGGGGACGACAGAAGCAACCAGGTCCAGGTGGCAAAGCTGCTCAGCACCATCAGCCAGATAGTGGTAGAAAACAAGGGAAGATTCTACACAGACAAAAAGCTACGCCAAGTCGGGGAAAAGATAGGGGAAGAGGTCATTAGACTATCATCAGGAAACATGTCACAGGAAGAGATCAGGGAGCAGGCGAAACGCAACGTCTTTAAGATGCAGGTAGACGATGCAGCTCGGGGGTCTGCAATCACAcaaatgttgtgttgttgttag
- the LOC117747642 gene encoding GTPase IMAP family member 7-like isoform X1: MKLKEKQNPTGVSNSTRIAILGKTGVGKSSVANTIFGGQGFKIGHTVNSETKKCQAVTKSVNGGNITLIDTPGFFDTDRSEEELKSEIVRCITEFAPGPHAFLIVLKVERFTKHEQAAIIEIQQYFSEEFFQYATVLFTHGDQLPKGQTIKDFVRHNKHVTDLVTKCGGRCHVIDNTYWENNQQDEYRNNQVQVKELLKTIDEMVEANEGRCYTNEMLQAVEERIMQQEQLIKQTAGNKSEGEIREEAKENVFTWLWNKLSGFLSGKLLGALLGLSEMVKDVIKALTGGAGMTDVTVGRAVGAAL, from the exons ATGAAACTTAAGGAAAAGCAGAATCCCACAGGAG TGTCAAACAGCACGAGAATTGCCATCCTGGGAAAAACTGGAGTTGGGAAAAGCAGCGTGGCTAACACCATATTTGGAGGACAAGGGTTCAAGATCGGACACACTGTGAACTCTGAAACCAAAAAATGTCAAGCAGTAACTAAATCTGTCAATGGAGGAAACATCACTTTGATTGACACTCCTGGTTTCTTCGACACAGATCGatctgaggaggagctgaagtctGAAATAGTGAGGTGCATCACAGAGTTCGCTCCTGGGCCTCATGCCTTTCTCATTGTGCTCAAAGTGGAGAGATTCACAAAGCACGAGCAGGCTGCCATCATTGAAATACAACAGTACTTTTCTGAAGAATTTTTCCAGTATGCGACAGTCCTCTTTACTCATGGTGACCAGCTCCCTAAAGGACAGACCATTAAGGACTTTGTCCGTCATAATAAGCATGTGACTGATCTGGTGACAAAGTGTGGAGGCCGCTGCCACGTCATTGATAATACATACTGGGAGAACAACCAGCAGGATGAATACAGGAACAACCAGGTCCAGGTGAAGGAGCTCCTCAAGACAATAGATGAGATGGTTGAGGCAAACGAAGGAAGATGCTACACCAATGAGATGCTACAAGCAGTGGAGGAAAGAATAATGCAGCAGGAGCAACTCATTAAACAGACAGCAGGAAACAAGTCAGAGGgagagatcagagaggaggCGAAAGAGAACGTATTTACGTGGCTTTGGAACAAACTTTCTGGTTTCTTATCAGGTAAATTGTTGGGAGCTTTGTTGGGTCTATCAGAGATGGTGAAAGATGTTATCAAAGCTTTAACAGGAGGAGCTGGAATGACAGACGTCACAGTAGGAAGGGCAGTTGGTGCTGCTCTATGA
- the LOC117747642 gene encoding GTPase IMAP family member 7-like isoform X2: protein MGMSNSTRIAILGKTGVGKSSVANTIFGGQGFKIGHTVNSETKKCQAVTKSVNGGNITLIDTPGFFDTDRSEEELKSEIVRCITEFAPGPHAFLIVLKVERFTKHEQAAIIEIQQYFSEEFFQYATVLFTHGDQLPKGQTIKDFVRHNKHVTDLVTKCGGRCHVIDNTYWENNQQDEYRNNQVQVKELLKTIDEMVEANEGRCYTNEMLQAVEERIMQQEQLIKQTAGNKSEGEIREEAKENVFTWLWNKLSGFLSGKLLGALLGLSEMVKDVIKALTGGAGMTDVTVGRAVGAAL, encoded by the exons ATGGGCA TGTCAAACAGCACGAGAATTGCCATCCTGGGAAAAACTGGAGTTGGGAAAAGCAGCGTGGCTAACACCATATTTGGAGGACAAGGGTTCAAGATCGGACACACTGTGAACTCTGAAACCAAAAAATGTCAAGCAGTAACTAAATCTGTCAATGGAGGAAACATCACTTTGATTGACACTCCTGGTTTCTTCGACACAGATCGatctgaggaggagctgaagtctGAAATAGTGAGGTGCATCACAGAGTTCGCTCCTGGGCCTCATGCCTTTCTCATTGTGCTCAAAGTGGAGAGATTCACAAAGCACGAGCAGGCTGCCATCATTGAAATACAACAGTACTTTTCTGAAGAATTTTTCCAGTATGCGACAGTCCTCTTTACTCATGGTGACCAGCTCCCTAAAGGACAGACCATTAAGGACTTTGTCCGTCATAATAAGCATGTGACTGATCTGGTGACAAAGTGTGGAGGCCGCTGCCACGTCATTGATAATACATACTGGGAGAACAACCAGCAGGATGAATACAGGAACAACCAGGTCCAGGTGAAGGAGCTCCTCAAGACAATAGATGAGATGGTTGAGGCAAACGAAGGAAGATGCTACACCAATGAGATGCTACAAGCAGTGGAGGAAAGAATAATGCAGCAGGAGCAACTCATTAAACAGACAGCAGGAAACAAGTCAGAGGgagagatcagagaggaggCGAAAGAGAACGTATTTACGTGGCTTTGGAACAAACTTTCTGGTTTCTTATCAGGTAAATTGTTGGGAGCTTTGTTGGGTCTATCAGAGATGGTGAAAGATGTTATCAAAGCTTTAACAGGAGGAGCTGGAATGACAGACGTCACAGTAGGAAGGGCAGTTGGTGCTGCTCTATGA